In the genome of Zygosaccharomyces rouxii strain CBS732 chromosome G complete sequence, the window GATTCATCAGAGGATGAGTCCTTCTTAGAATCCTttttgtcttcttcttcatcagagCTGGACTCATCAGAAGATGATTCTTTCTTGGACTCTTTCTTgtcttcttcagattcgTCAGAGCTGGATTCATCAGAAGATGATTCCTTCTTAGATTCTTTCTTgtcttcttcagattcatcaGAGCTAGATTCAGAGTCAGAGTCGGAGTCAGATTCACTACTagattcttcctttttagatgtcttcttcttactCTTCTCTTCCTCAGATTCGTCATCACTACTAGACTCATCAGAACTAGAAGAACTACTGGACTTCTTgtcatcttcgtcatcactGGAGCTTTCTGAATCGGAATCACTGCCAGAAGAACTGTCAGAGGATTCACTTTCAACCTTAGCAGCCTTAGCAGACTTAGTAGACTTGGAAGTCTTAGCGGCCTTAGCAGACTTGGAAGGTTTGGAAGCCTTGGCAGCCTTAGCAGCCTTAGCTTCTTCCTTCTGTTTTAGCTCCTTTTGCTTCAATTCCTTCTTTGATGCTTTACTAGTACTAGCCATTCTTGGATTATTGATTGGTAGattaaaagtttcaatAGTGGTAAGTACACTAAAGGACCAGAGTATATGTGTAGGTCATCTCTTAggcgatgagatgagatgagatgagatggccctactgaaaaattttcaacagTCACGTTGAACGTTCACGCAGCGTCAGGAATTCAAAGTGTCAGTGTGACGccgaaaaaaaataataaaataaaacaaagggtatttttgaaattagtATAAAATCAAACCTGTTTTTATTACAATACTGCTAtcattggtaaaattcCAAGTAGCATTGGGAAACGATTTATTTGGGCTGCAGCTGAGTAAGAAGCGATGGGAGGTGCAGAAGGCGCGGTTGAGCCTGATGAAGGGGTCATATGCGATGTAGCAGCCAATGAAGAATCTTTAGAAACTTCTGTAGTTGTAGTTGTAGCTAATTCACTGATCACAGAACCTGCAGAGGCAGTGCATGGTGCTGTTATAGTTTTAGTGACCGTATATGGTGCCGGTGTTGCTGCAGTGGGCGTTGACCTAGCAAATGTACCATCAACTGTCATTGTAGAAGTTTGGAACACAGTCGACGGAGTGGGCCCTTGAAATGCTGCAGCTATTGTGGAAGTTGCATTACTACTGGGAACAGTATGTGTGCCTGTTACAGTGGAGGTTTCAGTAACAGTGAAAGCAGATGCTGTACCATTGGCAGTCACAACCACTGTAGACGGAGCTTCAGAAACATGAATAGTCAAAGAGCCGCTAGCGGTAACGGTAATCGTCGAAGGTGGTCCCGTAACGTTCGTTGTCACAGTAACGGTGGATGCATCTAGCGTAGAAGCGGGAGCTGTGCTATTAGCCGTCAATGTTACTGTGGAGGCATCTTGACTTATTGTAGAGGCTGTGCAATTAGTGGTTACCGTTACAGTTGAAGGATGTGCCGTTTCATTAGCAGTAATGGTAACTGTTGATGCTTCTTGATGAAAAGCGGGGACAGTACTATTGGCGGTTACAGTAACTGTTGATGCCTCTTTAGTAATTGTGGATGCAGGAACCGCGGGAGCAGTACCACTAGCAGTAATGGTGACAGTTGAAGCATCCTGAGTGGTACCATTTGCAGTAACGGTCAAGGCAGACACTGTGTCGCTGGCGGTAACGGTGACAGTTGAAACCTCGGTAATTGTAGAACCAGATGCAGTAATATTAGTAGTAGTCGTAATGTCCTTGGTAATAGTAGATGCTGATTCGATATCATTAGTAGTTATGGTGACCGTTGATGCAGACTGAGTAACAGTACCACCAGAAGTGTTTTGTTCACATTCAGTACACCGGGCTGCTGAACATGGACAAACTGTTGACGTAGAAATATCAGTTGTACTTAAAGTTTTAGTTGCCCAAACTTGATTTAAGAGCAATAAAAGAATGGCAATTTTAAACATTTAGCGAATGAATGTTGTGTATATACCTGGCTCACTTAACCTCATTATAATTCAATCTCACAATATCCCTGTTATATATGCAATCAGCACTCATCGTAAATCCACATTGTGAGCCGATATTGTAAATACCAATTGCAGTAATTACACGGTTTGAATCATTGTATAAAACTTAATCAACTTGAAGTTGTGATACCTTAGCCAGTTTCAACCCCAAACAACCATGCAACAAGCaaacaaaggaaaaaaaaaaaaaaaaaatcgattctTATGTTATGATATGCTAATATACAATGTTTCCAGTGCTAAATAAAAATCCCTACCTTACCTTATCCTATATTCCTGCCACCTTCTAGCGGCTTCTGCTGGTGAACCTCCACCTGCGCCTGACCAGGGCCTCGGCACGTCATGTAATGGATCAACAACTTCACCATTACACACAGGCGAAGAATCTACCGAAAGCATACTTGTACGTGGCGATGTAATTGAAGCTCCTCTTTTCCTCTGCACAGTCTGTGTGGGTATTGACGTATCTATTGGATGGAAAGTGGATGCTCCTTGAAGTGAAGTTCCTCTTGCTAGCGAACTTCTATGACTGGGTAGCATATAGTGATATTCTGAATCCACTCCCAGTGGGGACTCATTAGAAAACTGACTACTTTGACGactactaccactaccactaccattACTGCTAGCAAAAGAGTTCGAATGTATTTGCTTACGAAGTTGTAAGTTCTCAGCCTTTAATCTATCAACTTCTCTCAGTAACCTAACGACTGCTGCATCTTGTTCCTTTTCCATCTCATCGATAATCTCCTCGCATGATAACTTCCTATTATTATGGGGAGATCTTAATACTGGTTGCAAATGCTTCTTCTCCATCGATAATGACATTAGCGAGGGTAAGAAGTGAATTCGTTATAATTTTGTATTAACCCTCCTTCTGAATCTCTCTGTCTTACTCTCTGGTGCTCTGTTTTATATCAAACAGATCCTTTGAATACTGACCACGTTCTTGTGAAGTTCCGATGTCCTAATCCGGTTCCTTATCAGGTATACAATGCCACCACATCCTTTCGATAGGCAAACGACAAGACCTTGTAACCAACAAATGACCAGAGCACAACCCTCTATTATCTGATAATAATGACGACAATAAAACTCCGCCCTAGGGGAAACCGGAAACGAAGGTGGAAATGTTGAAAGGATCAAGGAGAAAGGGTGAAAGAAGGGTAAACCAAGCAATAGTGGCGCGGATCGTTCATGTTACTAACGCCTTAACTATATTTACCCCGGTGGGACTCAACGATGAAGTCTCTCACCCTGCTTTAGTCAGCCGTGCATTCCTACTGTAGCTGATGTGTCCTCTTACTTGCTTTCTTGCTCTACGAACGAAGGAACGCGCGGAGAGAAACCCTGAAATAACCTTAATCCAACCATCAACCGAACATCGATACTAATAGATTTTGATCGAATCCCGTAGGCTCGTATCGTAACAATTGGCCCACTCTGCTCTTGTCTTGCCCTTAACGTGCTTAACCTCTTTAAGAAAGTCCCGCCTTGTTGATGATGCGATTTATTACACGGCATGTTCTGAATGTGGTAAAATGCCATCTGTTCAACAACGCTTCCGCGGCCAGTTGGAGCCTTATTCAACCAATGTCCACTTTCCTTCACCACGTCTGATACTCTTCAAAGTATTCTATCATGCTGCTGTTATTGTTTCTTCTATTGTTTCTCACGCTGGTTCCTATCGTTTCAGCCACGTAGTTTCTAGTTAAGTCAACAAATGCTGGTGGTCCACAGCAGCATATTGCCAGTGATCTGGATTCTCCTGCGATATTTGCAATTACTTCGCTCACGTTGGGGCGTCCGTAATGGATGCGTGCAGAGCTAATTACTTCTTGTAAATTCTGAATCTTGCTGGCGCTACCCCATCCGGGGTTGGCCACTGCAGTAGAACCGTATTGTTGGGGTGTGCCTGAAGTTAGCTGCTTCGTTTGAGAACCAGTAATATGGATTTGCAGATCGACGTTTAGATGCTTTAAACGAAGTATCGGGTCCATGTAAGCTTCTAAAATGTCAACACCCCTATTAACGATTACGATGTGGAGGTTTTGACGTTGCGGTGCTGATGCCAGTGGTTGAGCCATGTTGAGAGCATAGGCCAGTGGTCCTGGTACACCACTACCGCCACATAGTAGCAATGTGTCTTGAAATCTAggtaatggtgaagatgcaCCGTATGGACCTTCAATGAGGACCTTCAGTTGAGATCGACCACCTTTATGGATTAGATCTGTAAGCACACGCTGTGTAGCACCTTGTTTGGCTCTAATGACAATTAGTACCTCTTGGCCCAAATCTATAAAGGTGAATGGATGGGATTGCCAACATATGCAAGCAGGCTGTAGGAAATATAGAAAAACGTATTGCGCAGGTTGGCAAGACCAATTAGCAGGACGTGGTACCAGCACTTTGAACAAATCAGGGCCTACTAATTCTAATTTAGCCGATGCGATACCGAATCTTAAGATTGATTTCAATCTCAATAATCTTTCTAGTATCCAAAACGCTATTGATACATGGATCCATTTCTCCCaaccaaatcttttaacaTGGGCCCAGCAGCagtaaaagaagaatagtGCTAATACGATGTGCAAATAGAGGAATGTTTCGTAGTAACTTCTTCTCAAGAAACCCATTGAAAAGATACAAAGGAAAATAGCAACGTAAGCGGCTAAGACACcgattttccaaaaatctTGTTGACTCAAGCTTTCAATGGATTCAGTCTCTTGTGCATATAGAATATAAGCTATGCCATGAATGAATGCATCGATAACCATACTTCTACCAACCCATTTGTGTAGAACGATAGAGGTGGTGTATTTGAAGCCAGTTAAATGCTCGAGGATACTGTTTCTTGTACTGAAAACCACTATTAATGGGAAATGAGCAAATGAAAGGATACCACTTCTATCTGCTACTTGTCTAAGCCATTGTAATTGAtgagatttgaaaatcatGTTGTAGGGATCaatcttgtaattgtaaAACAGTAAGAATCCATGCAGTAGGAAAAATCCAAGTACTAATAGAGATTCAAATTTAGTTGGTACCAATCCAGTGGCCCATTTATAAGGTAGATAAGCAGCGTGAGTTTGAGTTAACGTCGGTAAAATGAAGTCACCTCTAATTTTATTCACAGTAGTAAATTTAAACAACCAAGGTTTCACGCCTGGTATCATTAGTAGAGCAGCAACACCCATTATAATTATGAAATACCATATTAACCACAATGCATATTTATCACTATTATCAAGATTTatcaaaaatgaataatAGGCAGAATTTAATTGACGTCTGGTTGCTGAATCTATCTCTACGGGATACCACGCTT includes:
- a CDS encoding uncharacterized protein (no similarity) yields the protein MFKIAILLLLLNQVWATKTLSTTDISTSTVCPCSAARCTECEQNTSGGTVTQSASTVTITTNDIESASTITKDITTTTNITASGSTITEVSTVTVTASDTVSALTVTANGTTQDASTVTITASGTAPAVPASTITKEASTVTVTANSTVPAFHQEASTVTITANETAHPSTVTVTTNCTASTISQDASTVTLTANSTAPASTLDASTVTVTTNVTGPPSTITVTASGSLTIHVSEAPSTVVVTANGTASAFTVTETSTVTGTHTVPSSNATSTIAAAFQGPTPSTVFQTSTMTVDGTFARSTPTAATPAPYTVTKTITAPCTASAGSVISELATTTTTEVSKDSSLAATSHMTPSSGSTAPSAPPIASYSAAAQINRFPMLLGILPMIAVL
- the RTS3 gene encoding Rts3p (some similarities with uniprot|P53289 Saccharomyces cerevisiae YGR161C RTS3 Hypothetical ORF); amino-acid sequence: MSLSMEKKHLQPVLRSPHNNRKLSCEEIIDEMEKEQDAAVVRLLREVDRLKAENLQLRKQIHSNSFASSNGSGSGSSRQSSQFSNESPLGVDSEYHYMLPSHRSSLARGTSLQGASTFHPIDTSIPTQTVQRKRGASITSPRTSMLSVDSSPVCNGEVVDPLHDVPRPWSGAGGGSPAEAARRWQEYRIR
- the FRE6 gene encoding putative ferric-chelate reductase (similar to uniprot|P53746 Saccharomyces cerevisiae YNR060W FRE4 Ferric reductase reduces a specific subset of siderophore-bound iron prior to uptake by transporters expression induced by low iron levels); this translates as MMVLLSAMVFMWSISAALSLQHSAWERVSVLSCAINLTQIPWNFESEPGFYNKLCDYEPAFGSWSHCIHEQLLDVANESTFVKSLDYINQLCSLVDGDDRHGVTLEKYYSSLHNASHYMRPVPSDPKFKAWYPVEIDSATRRQLNSAYYSFLINLDNSDKYALWLIWYFIIIMGVAALLMIPGVKPWLFKFTTVNKIRGDFILPTLTQTHAAYLPYKWATGLVPTKFESLLVLGFFLLHGFLLFYNYKIDPYNMIFKSHQLQWLRQVADRSGILSFAHFPLIVVFSTRNSILEHLTGFKYTTSIVLHKWVGRSMVIDAFIHGIAYILYAQETESIESLSQQDFWKIGVLAAYVAIFLCIFSMGFLRRSYYETFLYLHIVLALFFFYCCWAHVKRFGWEKWIHVSIAFWILERLLRLKSILRFGIASAKLELVGPDLFKVLVPRPANWSCQPAQYVFLYFLQPACICWQSHPFTFIDLGQEVLIVIRAKQGATQRVLTDLIHKGGRSQLKVLIEGPYGASSPLPRFQDTLLLCGGSGVPGPLAYALNMAQPLASAPQRQNLHIVIVNRGVDILEAYMDPILRLKHLNVDLQIHITGSQTKQLTSGTPQQYGSTAVANPGWGSASKIQNLQEVISSARIHYGRPNVSEVIANIAGESRSLAICCCGPPAFVDLTRNYVAETIGTSVRNNRRNNNSSMIEYFEEYQTW